A window of Candidatus Aminicenantes bacterium contains these coding sequences:
- a CDS encoding ABC transporter ATP-binding protein: MLEVTGLRKKFGKREALKDVSFSLAPGEIYGLLGPNGAGKTTTLKVLAGLLAPDGGRVVIDGEPYHREHHELKKKIAYVPDQPFLYYKLTGEEHLNFYQDLYKIPYAKRKEKIDFFFKYFEFEEYRSELVENYSAGTRQKLLIAQALAVEPKLLLLDEPLVSIDPLVGKKFKKYLIEVAAKGTAVLFATHILTLAQEVCRRIGVIVDGRIIVQGGLGELMTLAGQVSLEEFYFQTVLQHEKLAEA, translated from the coding sequence ATGCTTGAAGTAACCGGTTTACGCAAGAAGTTCGGCAAGCGCGAGGCGCTGAAGGATGTTTCTTTTTCCTTGGCCCCGGGGGAGATCTACGGGCTGCTGGGTCCGAACGGCGCCGGCAAAACCACCACGCTGAAAGTGCTGGCCGGGCTCCTGGCCCCCGATGGGGGCCGTGTGGTCATCGACGGCGAGCCGTACCACCGCGAGCACCATGAGCTGAAGAAAAAGATTGCCTATGTTCCCGACCAGCCCTTCCTCTACTATAAATTGACCGGCGAAGAGCACCTTAATTTTTACCAGGACCTTTATAAAATTCCCTACGCCAAAAGAAAGGAAAAGATCGATTTCTTTTTCAAATATTTCGAGTTCGAAGAATACCGCAGCGAGCTGGTGGAGAACTACTCGGCCGGCACGCGGCAGAAGCTGCTCATCGCCCAGGCGCTGGCCGTCGAGCCGAAGCTGCTGCTGCTCGATGAGCCGCTGGTCTCCATCGACCCGCTGGTGGGGAAAAAGTTCAAAAAATACCTCATTGAGGTCGCAGCCAAAGGCACGGCGGTGCTGTTCGCCACCCATATCCTGACCCTGGCCCAGGAGGTATGCCGGCGTATCGGCGTCATCGTCGACGGCCGCATCATCGTCCAGGGCGGCCTCGGCGAACTGATGACCCTGGCCGGGCAGGTGAGCCTCGAGGAGTTCTATTTCCAGACCGTTTTGCAGCATGAAAAGCTTGCTGAAGCTTAA
- a CDS encoding adenylate/guanylate cyclase domain-containing protein, whose protein sequence is MRRFLLSTALLFIFTISLSHVVTPLFEKKIYDQKIRIFSRHIDAPVILVEIDQESLDFYSKNFNLPWPWPRSLYAKAIDFLSAAGAKAVALDMVFSESSPYGGEDEQLAAAIKKAGIVFIPLFFSDNDTATIDLTRFASPADPGFSRLPVKKGTKSLPLPQLLAELRGSGNVAENPDQDGIYRRLHHFIRFRDRFYPSFSLALALFADPGLAISGIPFADDGGLNLKFYSLDSYQRYSISELIQSQVHLEEGQKAFVPIEKFKDKIVLIGATAPGLLDNRPSPVNAAGAGFDLHATALCNFLARDFIRVLPAWLQWALVFLAIAALNGLLFRIKSIYAQVLAAVAVILLALAANFLIFKIGLDLDFFPFFLGLVLTTASDVYERYRRVRREKKFIQNAFKNYLSDSLLAEIMKNPQGLNLGGEKKLVTIFFSDLAGFTSLSENLPPEEVVTILNTYLERMTTVIMDNGGFVNKFEGDAIMAFWGAPLASSGQASKAMLAALRCQEELAELNNDFASRGLPRLGMRIGINSGEVIVGNIGSRKRFEYTVIGDAVNLASRLEGINKQYGTTIICGALAGSLAAEKVLLRRLDRVRVKGKKIPEEIFQVVAEKEKAPAGSGEQLAKFEKGLHLYLAGDFAAALDIFIAEADDPPARVFAKRCLVLRDNPPVDWDGCWTFTEK, encoded by the coding sequence TTGCGCCGCTTCCTGCTTTCGACCGCGCTGCTTTTCATCTTCACCATCAGCCTGAGCCACGTTGTCACGCCGCTGTTTGAAAAAAAAATCTATGATCAGAAAATCCGTATTTTCAGCCGGCACATCGATGCACCGGTCATCCTGGTTGAAATCGACCAGGAAAGCCTCGATTTTTACAGCAAGAACTTCAATCTTCCCTGGCCTTGGCCGCGCAGTCTATATGCCAAGGCCATCGATTTTCTCAGCGCCGCCGGCGCCAAGGCCGTCGCCTTGGACATGGTTTTCAGCGAATCAAGCCCCTATGGCGGTGAGGATGAGCAATTGGCTGCGGCCATTAAAAAGGCCGGCATCGTCTTCATACCGCTGTTTTTTTCCGACAATGACACCGCGACGATTGATTTAACCAGGTTCGCCTCACCAGCCGATCCGGGCTTTTCCCGGCTGCCGGTCAAAAAAGGGACAAAATCACTGCCACTGCCGCAATTGCTCGCAGAATTGCGCGGCAGCGGCAATGTCGCCGAAAATCCCGATCAAGACGGTATTTATCGCCGTTTGCACCATTTTATCCGCTTCAGAGACCGTTTCTACCCATCCTTTTCTCTGGCCCTGGCCTTGTTTGCCGATCCCGGATTGGCGATCAGCGGGATTCCGTTTGCCGACGATGGGGGACTGAACCTGAAATTTTATTCCCTGGACAGCTATCAGCGCTATAGCATCTCCGAGCTGATCCAGTCCCAGGTGCACCTGGAAGAGGGACAAAAGGCTTTTGTCCCTATCGAAAAATTCAAGGATAAAATCGTTTTGATCGGTGCGACCGCTCCCGGCTTGCTCGACAACCGGCCCTCCCCGGTCAATGCCGCCGGAGCAGGTTTTGATCTGCACGCCACGGCGCTATGCAATTTCCTGGCCCGGGATTTCATCCGCGTGCTCCCGGCCTGGCTGCAATGGGCCCTGGTTTTCCTGGCCATCGCGGCGCTCAACGGGTTGCTGTTCCGGATCAAATCCATTTACGCTCAGGTGCTGGCCGCGGTGGCCGTGATCCTGCTGGCATTGGCCGCCAATTTCCTAATCTTCAAAATCGGTCTGGACCTGGACTTTTTCCCATTTTTTCTGGGCTTGGTCCTGACTACGGCCAGTGACGTATACGAGCGCTATCGGCGCGTGCGCCGCGAAAAAAAATTCATCCAGAACGCGTTCAAGAATTATCTTTCCGATTCGCTGCTGGCCGAGATCATGAAGAATCCCCAGGGCTTGAACCTGGGCGGCGAGAAAAAACTGGTGACCATATTCTTTTCCGACCTGGCCGGTTTCACCAGCTTGTCGGAAAACCTGCCGCCCGAAGAAGTGGTCACCATTCTGAACACTTACCTCGAGCGGATGACGACGGTGATCATGGACAACGGCGGCTTCGTCAACAAGTTCGAGGGCGACGCCATCATGGCTTTCTGGGGGGCGCCACTGGCTTCTAGCGGGCAGGCATCCAAGGCCATGCTGGCGGCTTTGCGCTGCCAAGAGGAATTGGCGGAACTGAACAATGATTTTGCCAGCCGGGGTCTGCCGCGCCTGGGCATGCGCATCGGCATCAACAGCGGCGAGGTCATTGTCGGCAACATCGGCTCGCGCAAGCGCTTCGAGTACACGGTGATCGGCGACGCCGTCAACCTGGCCTCGCGGCTTGAGGGGATCAACAAGCAATACGGGACAACGATCATTTGCGGCGCCCTGGCCGGAAGCCTGGCGGCGGAAAAGGTGCTCCTGCGCCGCCTTGACCGCGTGCGCGTCAAGGGCAAGAAAATTCCCGAAGAGATCTTCCAGGTTGTCGCTGAAAAAGAAAAGGCCCCGGCCGGCAGCGGCGAACAGCTGGCCAAATTCGAAAAGGGGCTACATCTTTATCTTGCCGGCGATTTCGCCGCCGCCTTGGACATCTTCATAGCTGAGGCCGACGATCCGCCCGCGCGCGTCTTCGCCAAGCGCTGCCTGGTTCTCCGCGACAACCCTCCCGTTGACTGGGACGGCTGCTGGACGTTCACGGAGAAATAA
- a CDS encoding M48 family metalloprotease: MKKLLLVICLCQFLAAIKIPSLSQLNKAKKGVELVAGATHTISEEEEYYIGRAVAANILTQYPLWKNPSLCRYLNLIGKTLVLKSERPEIFAGYHFAVLDSREANALSAPGGIIFISRGIIDLAENEDEIAAILAHEIRHIVNKDPLKAIKSQRMKTLGTFAAGEAMGSGSEVLNIFKDSVLDISGTLLQKGYSRGQEKDADLQALDLLDAAGYNPKALLTMLEKCRGVEKKKAKAFSAHPSAAKRIDYVGDALGKAPASDMSVRNARFSKNVSR, encoded by the coding sequence ATGAAAAAACTGTTATTAGTCATTTGCCTTTGCCAATTCCTGGCGGCGATCAAGATCCCCAGCTTGAGCCAGCTGAACAAGGCCAAGAAGGGAGTGGAACTGGTCGCCGGCGCCACGCACACGATCAGCGAGGAAGAAGAATACTACATTGGCCGGGCCGTTGCGGCCAATATCCTGACCCAGTATCCGTTGTGGAAGAATCCGTCATTGTGCCGCTACCTGAACCTGATCGGCAAGACGCTGGTTCTGAAGTCGGAGCGCCCGGAAATTTTCGCCGGCTACCATTTCGCCGTACTGGACAGCCGCGAAGCCAACGCCCTTTCGGCTCCGGGCGGCATCATTTTCATCAGCCGCGGCATCATCGACCTGGCCGAGAACGAGGACGAAATTGCCGCCATCCTGGCCCACGAGATCCGGCACATTGTGAACAAGGACCCCTTGAAAGCGATCAAATCGCAAAGGATGAAAACCCTGGGCACCTTCGCCGCCGGTGAAGCCATGGGCTCGGGCAGTGAAGTACTCAATATCTTCAAGGATTCCGTTCTGGATATCAGCGGCACGCTGCTGCAGAAAGGGTATTCGCGCGGCCAGGAAAAGGATGCCGATTTGCAGGCGCTGGACTTGCTGGACGCCGCCGGCTACAACCCGAAAGCGCTGCTGACCATGCTCGAGAAATGCCGGGGCGTCGAGAAAAAGAAGGCCAAGGCTTTCTCAGCCCATCCATCCGCGGCCAAGCGCATCGACTACGTGGGCGATGCCCTGGGCAAAGCTCCCGCCAGCGACATGAGCGTGCGCAACGCCCGCTTCAGCAAGAACGTTTCCCGTTAA
- a CDS encoding SH3 domain-containing protein: MKKKIFFLGLLAVAALLLAGKVLVVQVLHAQLLAKPDFLSSNLASIQKGASLEVIETKGNWYLVKSANGVKGYVHQSALANRESGLSGIAPGKKGASEEELALAAKGFNEGNEKQLRGSREYDFAAVDWVMAQDVANPDVGAFVREGKLK, encoded by the coding sequence GTGAAGAAAAAAATATTTTTCCTTGGCTTGTTGGCCGTTGCCGCCCTGCTGCTGGCCGGAAAAGTCCTTGTCGTCCAGGTGCTGCATGCGCAGCTCCTGGCCAAGCCCGATTTCCTGTCCAGCAACCTGGCATCCATTCAGAAGGGGGCCAGCCTGGAAGTGATCGAAACGAAGGGGAACTGGTATCTGGTGAAAAGCGCCAACGGCGTGAAGGGTTATGTTCACCAGTCGGCGCTCGCGAACAGGGAAAGCGGCTTGAGCGGCATCGCCCCGGGCAAAAAAGGGGCCAGTGAGGAGGAATTGGCACTGGCCGCCAAAGGCTTTAACGAGGGCAACGAGAAACAGTTGCGCGGCAGCCGCGAATACGATTTTGCTGCCGTCGATTGGGTCATGGCCCAGGACGTGGCCAACCCCGACGTGGGCGCTTTTGTCAGGGAGGGCAAACTCAAATGA
- a CDS encoding tetratricopeptide repeat protein, with translation MKRKKISLILSLCLGFVLILAAADPLPKPQSKDALKKMEKAEKAIKNKEFDVAPALYQEVIVLEPTYAPVYFTSAQLQRAKSDYDAALANYEKAIAIDPNFALARNEYIRTLLILGQKAVEVRDLKKAAAYYEKIMNCPNIDATHPKELQHAAYQLGTIAYNLQDFNKSIAAFQRFLAIPEIEKTSPGNSILAVYMLGINYSRLNQPEQANPFLEKFIAAPQNETTTPWLPLSYYLLANNNYLSLDKQIARIKENKSADALATFDQIAAAAKASTGIQPNLLKAIELKPDLEDAFVKLGNYFFYCQDFDNALKTYNDLIAKFPAAPDIATYKSFMQNIEKERDALKALKSKKKTK, from the coding sequence ATGAAAAGAAAAAAAATCAGCCTGATCCTCTCACTGTGCCTGGGATTCGTTCTGATCCTGGCCGCCGCCGACCCGCTTCCCAAGCCGCAGAGCAAAGACGCCCTGAAAAAAATGGAAAAAGCGGAAAAAGCGATCAAAAACAAGGAGTTTGATGTTGCCCCGGCCCTCTACCAGGAGGTCATCGTCCTGGAGCCTACGTATGCCCCGGTTTATTTCACTTCGGCTCAGCTCCAGCGCGCCAAGAGCGATTACGATGCCGCCCTGGCCAACTACGAAAAGGCCATCGCCATCGACCCGAATTTCGCCCTCGCCCGCAACGAATACATCCGCACGTTGCTGATCCTCGGCCAAAAAGCCGTCGAGGTGCGCGACCTGAAAAAAGCCGCCGCCTACTATGAAAAAATAATGAATTGCCCGAACATCGACGCCACCCACCCCAAGGAACTGCAGCACGCCGCCTACCAGCTGGGGACCATCGCCTACAACCTGCAGGATTTCAACAAGTCGATCGCGGCTTTCCAGCGCTTCCTGGCGATCCCGGAGATCGAAAAAACCTCTCCAGGCAACAGCATCCTGGCTGTTTACATGCTCGGGATCAATTACAGCCGCCTGAATCAGCCCGAACAGGCCAATCCGTTTTTGGAAAAGTTTATCGCCGCCCCGCAGAATGAAACGACAACCCCCTGGCTGCCGCTGAGCTATTACCTGCTGGCCAACAACAATTACCTCTCCCTCGACAAGCAGATTGCCCGCATCAAGGAAAACAAATCGGCCGACGCCCTGGCCACGTTCGACCAGATCGCCGCCGCGGCCAAAGCCAGCACCGGCATCCAGCCGAATTTGCTCAAGGCCATCGAGCTCAAGCCCGATCTCGAGGATGCCTTCGTCAAGCTGGGCAACTATTTCTTTTACTGCCAGGATTTCGACAACGCCCTGAAAACCTACAACGACCTGATCGCCAAGTTCCCCGCTGCCCCCGATATCGCCACCTACAAGTCCTTCATGCAGAACATCGAGAAAGAACGGGATGCACTCAAGGCGTTGAAAAGCAAGAAAAAGACAAAATAG